From one Lotus japonicus ecotype B-129 chromosome 3, LjGifu_v1.2 genomic stretch:
- the LOC130742347 gene encoding uncharacterized protein LOC130742347 isoform X2, protein MNAKGHKFVRFGDWKSESSFSIEQEGSVNNGYHKRKGIPSVSAILKSIGRRLESGTEKVKSLRRHSAAVHPLSDGKTKKPTSGCNILDPQGSMLQKWNKIFVITCVMAVSVDPLFFYIPVIVGKNKSGMKTFFYPCGTFSKIATIAKNRPIYTWRVKVRVLHVWDMFPVGEPSKPYAIHVVLIDVEGVKIEGIIKKAFLPNCLRSGVAILIVTMHQYTLRSSKSKQQIFARVFHPEEVYIFVPRQFLNDFEESLSKYVELVDPVGNKFCVSFYFDRDEPRFGANISELRTVHQIQGSVIICFIYLGDSRFDIQISDLNLFEIEYRKRTAHVAANVASSSHLNFHEVECSVINLISDDDSENEVEDIVN, encoded by the exons ATGAATGCAAAGGGGCATAAATTTGTGAG GTTTGGGGACTGGAAATCAGAGTCATCTTTTAGTATAGAGCAGGAAGGTTCTGTAAACAATGGATATCACAAGAGAAAAGGCATACCGAGTGTAAGTGCTATTTTGAAGAGTATTGGAAGAAGACTCGAGAGTGGAACAGAGAAAGTGAAAAGCTTGAGAAGACATTCTGCTGCTGTCCATCCTTTAAGTGATGGAAAGACAAAAAAGCCGACTTCTGGGTGCAATATTCTTGATCCTCAAGGGTCAATGCTTCAGAAATGGAATAAAATATTTGTAATCACATGTGTGATGGCAGTTTCTGTGGATCCGCTGTTCTTTTACATTCCAGTGATTGTTGGTAAAAACAAGAGTG GTATGAAGACATTCTTCTATCCCTGTGGAACATTTTCAAAGATTGCTACTATTGCAAAAAACAGACCCATAT ATACTTGGAGAGTGAAGGTTCGGGTTCTTCATGTTTGGGATATGTTTCCAGTTGGTGAACCCTCAAAACCTTACGCTATCCATGTTGTGCTTATTGATGTAGAG GGTGTGAAAATTGAGGGCATCATTAAGAAAGCCTTTTTGCCCAATTGTTTGCGTTCTGGCGTCGCCATTCTGATAG TTACTATGCATCAGTACACCTTAAGAAGTTCTAAGTCTAAGCAACAGATTTTTGCCAGAGTATTTCATCCGGAGGAG GTGTATATTTTTGTACCAAGACAATTCTTGAATGATTTTGAAGAAAGTCTCTCTAAATATGTTGAATTAGTGGATCCTGTAGGGAATAAATTCTGTGTTAGCTTTTATTTTGATCGTGATGAACCAAGATTTGGTGCTAATATTTCAGAGTTACGAACTGTGCACCAAATACAGGGAAGTGTGataatttgttttatttatctTGGTGATAGTAGATTTGACATCCAAATTAGTGATCTGAACTTGTTTGAGATTGAGTATAGGAAAAGAACTGCTCATGTTGCAGCTAATGTTGCAAGTTCAAGTCATCTGAATTTTCATGAAGTAGAATGTTCggttataaatttaattagtgatgatgattctgagaaTGAAGTTGAAGATATTGTGAATTAG
- the LOC130742347 gene encoding uncharacterized protein LOC130742347 isoform X3, translated as MMMEGEVQFLSPTLDMSDRQCSFSFSLLTPRYEDILLSLWNIFKDCYYCKKQTHISLNPLRSICIGIDPKKDTWRVKVRVLHVWDMFPVGEPSKPYAIHVVLIDVEGVKIEGIIKKAFLPNCLRSGVAILIVTMHQYTLRSSKSKQQIFARVFHPEEVTMKFVFYVWSEMKILDTDHIFFFLCLFLWNIQVYIFVPRQFLNDFEESLSKYVELVDPVGNKFCVSFYFDRDEPRFGANISELRTVHQIQGSVIICFIYLGDSRFDIQISDLNLFEIEYRKRTAHVAANVASSSHLNFHEVECSVINLISDDDSENEVEDIVN; from the exons ATGATGATGGAAGGGGAAGTACAATTTTTGTCACCCACCCTAGATATGTCAGACAGACAgtgttccttttctttctcacttCTAACACCTAG GTATGAAGACATTCTTCTATCCCTGTGGAACATTTTCAAAGATTGCTACTATTGCAAAAAACAGACCCATAT ATCATTGAATCCCCTTCGTTCCATATGCATTGGGATCGATCCTAAAAAAGATACTTGGAGAGTGAAGGTTCGGGTTCTTCATGTTTGGGATATGTTTCCAGTTGGTGAACCCTCAAAACCTTACGCTATCCATGTTGTGCTTATTGATGTAGAG GGTGTGAAAATTGAGGGCATCATTAAGAAAGCCTTTTTGCCCAATTGTTTGCGTTCTGGCGTCGCCATTCTGATAG TTACTATGCATCAGTACACCTTAAGAAGTTCTAAGTCTAAGCAACAGATTTTTGCCAGAGTATTTCATCCGGAGGAGGTAACtatgaaatttgttttttatgtttggaGTGAGATGAAAATATTGGACACTgatcatatttttttctttttatgtttatttttgtgGAATATTCAGGTGTATATTTTTGTACCAAGACAATTCTTGAATGATTTTGAAGAAAGTCTCTCTAAATATGTTGAATTAGTGGATCCTGTAGGGAATAAATTCTGTGTTAGCTTTTATTTTGATCGTGATGAACCAAGATTTGGTGCTAATATTTCAGAGTTACGAACTGTGCACCAAATACAGGGAAGTGTGataatttgttttatttatctTGGTGATAGTAGATTTGACATCCAAATTAGTGATCTGAACTTGTTTGAGATTGAGTATAGGAAAAGAACTGCTCATGTTGCAGCTAATGTTGCAAGTTCAAGTCATCTGAATTTTCATGAAGTAGAATGTTCggttataaatttaattagtgatgatgattctgagaaTGAAGTTGAAGATATTGTGAATTAG
- the LOC130742347 gene encoding uncharacterized protein LOC130742347 isoform X1 produces the protein MNAKGHKFVRFGDWKSESSFSIEQEGSVNNGYHKRKGIPSVSAILKSIGRRLESGTEKVKSLRRHSAAVHPLSDGKTKKPTSGCNILDPQGSMLQKWNKIFVITCVMAVSVDPLFFYIPVIVGKNKSGMKTFFYPCGTFSKIATIAKNRPIYTWRVKVRVLHVWDMFPVGEPSKPYAIHVVLIDVEGVKIEGIIKKAFLPNCLRSGVAILIVTMHQYTLRSSKSKQQIFARVFHPEEVTMKFVFYVWSEMKILDTDHIFFFLCLFLWNIQVYIFVPRQFLNDFEESLSKYVELVDPVGNKFCVSFYFDRDEPRFGANISELRTVHQIQGSVIICFIYLGDSRFDIQISDLNLFEIEYRKRTAHVAANVASSSHLNFHEVECSVINLISDDDSENEVEDIVN, from the exons ATGAATGCAAAGGGGCATAAATTTGTGAG GTTTGGGGACTGGAAATCAGAGTCATCTTTTAGTATAGAGCAGGAAGGTTCTGTAAACAATGGATATCACAAGAGAAAAGGCATACCGAGTGTAAGTGCTATTTTGAAGAGTATTGGAAGAAGACTCGAGAGTGGAACAGAGAAAGTGAAAAGCTTGAGAAGACATTCTGCTGCTGTCCATCCTTTAAGTGATGGAAAGACAAAAAAGCCGACTTCTGGGTGCAATATTCTTGATCCTCAAGGGTCAATGCTTCAGAAATGGAATAAAATATTTGTAATCACATGTGTGATGGCAGTTTCTGTGGATCCGCTGTTCTTTTACATTCCAGTGATTGTTGGTAAAAACAAGAGTG GTATGAAGACATTCTTCTATCCCTGTGGAACATTTTCAAAGATTGCTACTATTGCAAAAAACAGACCCATAT ATACTTGGAGAGTGAAGGTTCGGGTTCTTCATGTTTGGGATATGTTTCCAGTTGGTGAACCCTCAAAACCTTACGCTATCCATGTTGTGCTTATTGATGTAGAG GGTGTGAAAATTGAGGGCATCATTAAGAAAGCCTTTTTGCCCAATTGTTTGCGTTCTGGCGTCGCCATTCTGATAG TTACTATGCATCAGTACACCTTAAGAAGTTCTAAGTCTAAGCAACAGATTTTTGCCAGAGTATTTCATCCGGAGGAGGTAACtatgaaatttgttttttatgtttggaGTGAGATGAAAATATTGGACACTgatcatatttttttctttttatgtttatttttgtgGAATATTCAGGTGTATATTTTTGTACCAAGACAATTCTTGAATGATTTTGAAGAAAGTCTCTCTAAATATGTTGAATTAGTGGATCCTGTAGGGAATAAATTCTGTGTTAGCTTTTATTTTGATCGTGATGAACCAAGATTTGGTGCTAATATTTCAGAGTTACGAACTGTGCACCAAATACAGGGAAGTGTGataatttgttttatttatctTGGTGATAGTAGATTTGACATCCAAATTAGTGATCTGAACTTGTTTGAGATTGAGTATAGGAAAAGAACTGCTCATGTTGCAGCTAATGTTGCAAGTTCAAGTCATCTGAATTTTCATGAAGTAGAATGTTCggttataaatttaattagtgatgatgattctgagaaTGAAGTTGAAGATATTGTGAATTAG